From a region of the Synchiropus splendidus isolate RoL2022-P1 chromosome 12, RoL_Sspl_1.0, whole genome shotgun sequence genome:
- the LOC128767982 gene encoding zinc finger protein 516-like isoform X1, protein MMSSGERVEMMEVENQKEKLATDKAKHGNGSVGEEKLQESFDCNICGRSFPFLSSLSQHMRRHTGVRPYKCPYCDHRASQKGNLKVHIRSHKLGTLSTYHSNEDDEGGADEVEMKVSEGLDGGTSPTKSSSACNRMIGGDSGEETRRKVPVRSMKREKSAGDQRPFCCRLCGFEAQREDQLLSHIEKVHITADAEDEPIVKDEAVAESDPIQPQNDGTFPCETCGQVFSQAWFLKSHMKKHAGILDHNCRICGRRFREAWFLKSHMKTHNTRSRSRTKSEYAELPVTINDVAQDPEMTTTTNTSVYQMCSKCGNLFHSKESLRAHDKVHSLNNGRKSKNEVQIKDDEDTPAAKRRLLDYLNLQPIEEKMEEEDGGEKKLLGKRIPELDPLCSYQAWHLATKGKVVEPVETSHKYSEKDGYGEEDLTGAAVVFEKESSQYVIQGQEKRGSGRRSSSGLGSQASSGDRTPDSLSDSEYRPSSRQDRRRSQSQVPNKSNECFECGKVFRSRHQMIVHQRVHRKEESRASAVDKEGMARNDQWGSTSDLESGSPSRPSTPGYGDSPPASTLRDQASEMGTANSGEPVADVKPYVCSQCNFVTSESQVYLTHVRVQHPTAAESSDPCLKRGAPCGYPKLKMALLQGLKSSPPHSECPSSQTSALDPSMTPVDLCVRAEGYRGTAFAAVEEKFIPKHKCSLCAHSTHYPEVLWMHQTIAHRINSSSSNLAPKWALKSIPKGLKDRRRTGPPPVLEGKECPPLPQVKRVQRTRPPSSTSEVAKRTKQHTATQSSSSSASSSRGPPSAPQPLRTPARPGSSGRQMEVQSPRFKSKLDHCPQGAASSASERKTGAQSRPAVSSPSSAAAAKISDRYLMPQEGLGFMLSSQRNLPEYSRAKGSPNPGSHASASKPSTINQSSTAGHGYRAYHSSMLHNSLSSLLSEPHAEVKPEPVGETPDMPPDILSFLKNYTPHELAALYHRWGPANALLDPTGMLRYMRQGQHFCPECGKSFSQPSHLRTHMRSHTGERPFCCQLCPYRASQKGNLKTHVQSVHHMPFDNSQYPDTRTLFASLDEHGTLAPAQLPHQDPE, encoded by the exons ATGATGAGTTCCGGTGAGCgtgtggagatgatggaggtggagaacCAGAAGGAGAAGCTGGCCACTGACAAAGCCAAACATGGAAACGGCTCGGTTGGAGAAGAAAAACTGCAGGAGTCGTTTGACTGCAACATCTGCGGACGTAGCTTCCCTTTCCTCAGTTCTTTGTCGCAGCACATGAGACGACACACAGGTGTGCGACCGTACAAATGTCCTTACTGCGACCACAGGGCCTCTCAGAAAGGCAACCTCAAAGTTCACATCCGGAGTCACAAATTGGGGACACTCTCCACCTACCACAGCAATGAAGACGATGAGGGAGGCGCTGATGAGGTGGAGATGAAAGTTTCGGAAGGTCTCGATGGAGGAACAAGTCCGACCAAAAGTAGCTCGGCTTGCAACAGGATGATTGGCGGAGACAGTGGAGAGGAGACCCGCAGAAAAGTGcctgtgaggagcatgaaaagAGAGAAGTCTGCCGGAGACCAGCGTCCTTTTTGTTGCCGCCTCTGTGGGTTTGAAGCCCAGCGGGAAGACCAGTTGCTCAGCCATATTGAAAAGGTCCACATCACTGCCGACGCAGAAGACGAACCCATTGTGAAGGATGAGGCCGTCGCCGAATCGGACCCAATCCAGCCACAGAACGATGGGACCTTTCCGTGTGAGACGTGCGGGCAAGTCTTCTCTCAAGCCTGGTTCCTCAAATCCCACATGAAAAAACATGCAGGCATTCTTGACCACAACTGCCGGATTTGCGGGCGGCGGTTTCGCGAAGCTTGGTTTTTGAAATCCCatatgaaaacacacaacaccagATCCAGGTCAAGGACAAAATCAGAATATGCCGAGCTTCCAGTGACTATCAATGATGTAGCCCAGGATCCCGAAATGACTACCACCACTAATACGTCTGTGTATCAGATGTGCAGCAAATGTGGAAACTTGTTTCACAGTAAAGAGAGTCTGAGGGCTCATGATAAAGTCCACAGCCTCAACAATGGAAGAAAGTCCAAGAATGAGGTCCAAATTAAGGATGATGAGGACACACCTGCTGCTAAACGACGTTTACTCGACTACCTAAACCTTCAGCCCATtgaagagaagatggaggaggaagatgggggagagaagaagctgctgggGAAAAGAATCCCAGAGCTTGACCCGCTATGCAGTTACCAGGCCTGGCATTTGGCGACTAAAGGAAAAGTTGTGGAGCCTGTGGAGACCAGCCACAAATATTCAGAAAAAGATGGTTATGGGGAGGAGGATCTTACCGGAGCTGCTGTCGTGTTTGAGAAGGAAAGCAGTCAATATGTCATACAGGGTCAAGAGAAACGTGGGTCAGGCCGGCGCAGCAGCTCTGGCTTGGGGAGCCAGGCGTCCTCCGGCGATCGCACCCCAGACAGCCTCAGCGACTCGGAATACAGACCGTCGTCTCGCCAGGACCGGAGACGATCCCAATCTCAAGTGCCCAACAAATCCAACGAGTGTTTTGAGTGCGGGAAGGTGTTCCGCAGTCGACACCAGATGATTGTTCACCAGCGGGTCCACAGGAAGGAGGAGAGCAGAGCGTCAGCCGTGGACAAAGAGGGAATGGCTAGAAACGACCAGTGGGGGTCCACCAGCGATCTCGAGTCCGGCTCACCAAGTCGACCAAGCACTCCAGGGTATGGAGACTCTCCACCAGCATCGACGCTGCGGGACCAGGCATCTGAGATGGGAACTGCTAACTCAGGGGAGCCAGTGGCAG ATGTGAAGCCTTACGTCTGCAGTCAGTGCAACTTTGTGACCAGCGAGTCGCAGGTCTACCTGACCCACGTCAGAGTTCAACATCCAACTGCTGCTGAAAGCTCTGACCCCTGCTTAAAGAGAGGGGCACCCTGTGGGTATCCCAAATTGAAGATGGCCCTTCTCCAGGGTCTGAAAAGCTCTCCACCCCACTCAGAGTGCCCCTCGTCTCAGACTTCGGCACTGGATCCCAGCATGACACCGGTGGACTTGTGTGTCAGGGCTGAGGGCTACAGGGGCACAGCCTTTGCAGCCGTTGAGGAGAAGTTCATCCCCAAGCACAAGTGCTCCCTCTGTGCCCACTCCACCCACTACCCCGAGGTGCTGTGGATGCACCAGACCATCGCTCACAggatcaacagcagcagctccaatTTGGCACCTAAGTGGGCCCTGAAAAGTATCCCAAAGGGTTTGAAAGACCGCCGACGTACTGGTCCCCCTCCAGTTCTAGAGGGTAAAGAGTGTCCACCGCTGCCACAAGTAAAGCGTGTCCAACGTACACGACCCCCCAGTTCCACCAGCGAGGTGGCAAAGAGAACCAAGCAGCACACAGCTACACAGTCCTCATCCTCGAGTGCTTCGTCCTCCAGAGGACCCCCATCAGCTCCACAACCGCTTAGAACGCCAGCCCGACCTGGCAGCAGTGGCAGACAAATGGAGGTCCAGAGTCCTCGCTTTAAGTCTAAGTTAGATCACTGCCCTCAAGGGGCAGCGTCATCCGCCTCCGAGAGGAAGACCGGTGCCCAGTCCCGGCCCGCGGTGTCCAGCCCCAGCTCTGCGGCAGCTGCCAAGATCTCTGACCGATACTTGATGCCTCAGGAAGGCCTGGGATTCATGCTCTCCAGCCAGCGTAATCTACCAGAATACAGCCGAGCCAAGGGCTCCCCTAACCCCGGCTCCCACGCCAGCGCCTCCAAGCCCAGCACCATCAACCAGAGCTCCACAGCTGGGCACGGTTACAGAGCCTACCACAGCAGCATGCTGCATAATTCCCTGTCTTCGTTGCTGTCGGAGCCACATGCAGAGGTGAAGCCGGAGCCAGTTGGAGAGACGCCGGACATGCCACCAGACATCCTCAGCTTTCTTAAGAATTACACCCCCCACGAATTGGCGGCACTCTACCACCGCTGGGGGCCGGCGAACGCACTGCTGGATCCAACAG GGATGCTGAGGTACATGCGGCAGGGGCAGCACTTCTGTCCCGAGTGCGGGAAGAGTTTCAGCCAGCCCAGCCACCTGCGGACCCACATGAGATCCCACACAG
- the LOC128767982 gene encoding zinc finger protein 516-like isoform X2, which produces MMSSGERVEMMEVENQKEKLATDKAKHGNGSVGEEKLQESFDCNICGRSFPFLSSLSQHMRRHTGVRPYKCPYCDHRASQKGNLKVHIRSHKLGTLSTYHSNEDDEGGADEVEMKVSEGLDGGTSPTKSSSACNRMIGGDSGEETRRKVPVRSMKREKSAGDQRPFCCRLCGFEAQREDQLLSHIEKVHITADAEDEPIVKDEAVAESDPIQPQNDGTFPCETCGQVFSQAWFLKSHMKKHAGILDHNCRICGRRFREAWFLKSHMKTHNTRSRSRTKSEYAELPVTINDVAQDPEMTTTTNTSVYQMCSKCGNLFHSKESLRAHDKVHSLNNGRKSKNEVQIKDDEDTPAAKRRLLDYLNLQPIEEKMEEEDGGEKKLLGKRIPELDPLCSYQAWHLATKGKVVEPVETSHKYSEKDGYGEEDLTGAAVVFEKESSQYVIQGQEKRGSGRRSSSGLGSQASSGDRTPDSLSDSEYRPSSRQDRRRSQSQVPNKSNECFECGKVFRSRHQMIVHQRVHRKEESRASAVDKEGMARNDQWGSTSDLESGSPSRPSTPGYGDSPPASTLRDQASEMGTANSGEPVADVKPYVCSQCNFVTSESQVYLTHVRVQHPTAAESSDPCLKRGAPCGYPKLKMALLQGLKSSPPHSECPSSQTSALDPSMTPVDLCVRAEGYRGTAFAAVEEKFIPKHKCSLCAHSTHYPEVLWMHQTIAHRINSSSSNLAPKWALKSIPKGLKDRRRTGPPPVLEGKECPPLPQVKRVQRTRPPSSTSEVAKRTKQHTATQSSSSSASSSRGPPSAPQPLRTPARPGSSGRQMEVQSPRFKSKLDHCPQGAASSASERKTGAQSRPAVSSPSSAAAAKISDRYLMPQEGLGFMLSSQRNLPEYSRAKGSPNPGSHASASKPSTINQSSTAGHGYRAYHSSMLHNSLSSLLSEPHAEVKPEPVGETPDMPPDILSFLKNYTPHELAALYHRWGPANALLDPTGMLRYMRQGQHFCPECGKSFSQPSHLRTHMRSHTVGFDFNGLHRGTDAHTTASEAPKQGRGLSAASSAHTEPLRKGT; this is translated from the exons ATGATGAGTTCCGGTGAGCgtgtggagatgatggaggtggagaacCAGAAGGAGAAGCTGGCCACTGACAAAGCCAAACATGGAAACGGCTCGGTTGGAGAAGAAAAACTGCAGGAGTCGTTTGACTGCAACATCTGCGGACGTAGCTTCCCTTTCCTCAGTTCTTTGTCGCAGCACATGAGACGACACACAGGTGTGCGACCGTACAAATGTCCTTACTGCGACCACAGGGCCTCTCAGAAAGGCAACCTCAAAGTTCACATCCGGAGTCACAAATTGGGGACACTCTCCACCTACCACAGCAATGAAGACGATGAGGGAGGCGCTGATGAGGTGGAGATGAAAGTTTCGGAAGGTCTCGATGGAGGAACAAGTCCGACCAAAAGTAGCTCGGCTTGCAACAGGATGATTGGCGGAGACAGTGGAGAGGAGACCCGCAGAAAAGTGcctgtgaggagcatgaaaagAGAGAAGTCTGCCGGAGACCAGCGTCCTTTTTGTTGCCGCCTCTGTGGGTTTGAAGCCCAGCGGGAAGACCAGTTGCTCAGCCATATTGAAAAGGTCCACATCACTGCCGACGCAGAAGACGAACCCATTGTGAAGGATGAGGCCGTCGCCGAATCGGACCCAATCCAGCCACAGAACGATGGGACCTTTCCGTGTGAGACGTGCGGGCAAGTCTTCTCTCAAGCCTGGTTCCTCAAATCCCACATGAAAAAACATGCAGGCATTCTTGACCACAACTGCCGGATTTGCGGGCGGCGGTTTCGCGAAGCTTGGTTTTTGAAATCCCatatgaaaacacacaacaccagATCCAGGTCAAGGACAAAATCAGAATATGCCGAGCTTCCAGTGACTATCAATGATGTAGCCCAGGATCCCGAAATGACTACCACCACTAATACGTCTGTGTATCAGATGTGCAGCAAATGTGGAAACTTGTTTCACAGTAAAGAGAGTCTGAGGGCTCATGATAAAGTCCACAGCCTCAACAATGGAAGAAAGTCCAAGAATGAGGTCCAAATTAAGGATGATGAGGACACACCTGCTGCTAAACGACGTTTACTCGACTACCTAAACCTTCAGCCCATtgaagagaagatggaggaggaagatgggggagagaagaagctgctgggGAAAAGAATCCCAGAGCTTGACCCGCTATGCAGTTACCAGGCCTGGCATTTGGCGACTAAAGGAAAAGTTGTGGAGCCTGTGGAGACCAGCCACAAATATTCAGAAAAAGATGGTTATGGGGAGGAGGATCTTACCGGAGCTGCTGTCGTGTTTGAGAAGGAAAGCAGTCAATATGTCATACAGGGTCAAGAGAAACGTGGGTCAGGCCGGCGCAGCAGCTCTGGCTTGGGGAGCCAGGCGTCCTCCGGCGATCGCACCCCAGACAGCCTCAGCGACTCGGAATACAGACCGTCGTCTCGCCAGGACCGGAGACGATCCCAATCTCAAGTGCCCAACAAATCCAACGAGTGTTTTGAGTGCGGGAAGGTGTTCCGCAGTCGACACCAGATGATTGTTCACCAGCGGGTCCACAGGAAGGAGGAGAGCAGAGCGTCAGCCGTGGACAAAGAGGGAATGGCTAGAAACGACCAGTGGGGGTCCACCAGCGATCTCGAGTCCGGCTCACCAAGTCGACCAAGCACTCCAGGGTATGGAGACTCTCCACCAGCATCGACGCTGCGGGACCAGGCATCTGAGATGGGAACTGCTAACTCAGGGGAGCCAGTGGCAG ATGTGAAGCCTTACGTCTGCAGTCAGTGCAACTTTGTGACCAGCGAGTCGCAGGTCTACCTGACCCACGTCAGAGTTCAACATCCAACTGCTGCTGAAAGCTCTGACCCCTGCTTAAAGAGAGGGGCACCCTGTGGGTATCCCAAATTGAAGATGGCCCTTCTCCAGGGTCTGAAAAGCTCTCCACCCCACTCAGAGTGCCCCTCGTCTCAGACTTCGGCACTGGATCCCAGCATGACACCGGTGGACTTGTGTGTCAGGGCTGAGGGCTACAGGGGCACAGCCTTTGCAGCCGTTGAGGAGAAGTTCATCCCCAAGCACAAGTGCTCCCTCTGTGCCCACTCCACCCACTACCCCGAGGTGCTGTGGATGCACCAGACCATCGCTCACAggatcaacagcagcagctccaatTTGGCACCTAAGTGGGCCCTGAAAAGTATCCCAAAGGGTTTGAAAGACCGCCGACGTACTGGTCCCCCTCCAGTTCTAGAGGGTAAAGAGTGTCCACCGCTGCCACAAGTAAAGCGTGTCCAACGTACACGACCCCCCAGTTCCACCAGCGAGGTGGCAAAGAGAACCAAGCAGCACACAGCTACACAGTCCTCATCCTCGAGTGCTTCGTCCTCCAGAGGACCCCCATCAGCTCCACAACCGCTTAGAACGCCAGCCCGACCTGGCAGCAGTGGCAGACAAATGGAGGTCCAGAGTCCTCGCTTTAAGTCTAAGTTAGATCACTGCCCTCAAGGGGCAGCGTCATCCGCCTCCGAGAGGAAGACCGGTGCCCAGTCCCGGCCCGCGGTGTCCAGCCCCAGCTCTGCGGCAGCTGCCAAGATCTCTGACCGATACTTGATGCCTCAGGAAGGCCTGGGATTCATGCTCTCCAGCCAGCGTAATCTACCAGAATACAGCCGAGCCAAGGGCTCCCCTAACCCCGGCTCCCACGCCAGCGCCTCCAAGCCCAGCACCATCAACCAGAGCTCCACAGCTGGGCACGGTTACAGAGCCTACCACAGCAGCATGCTGCATAATTCCCTGTCTTCGTTGCTGTCGGAGCCACATGCAGAGGTGAAGCCGGAGCCAGTTGGAGAGACGCCGGACATGCCACCAGACATCCTCAGCTTTCTTAAGAATTACACCCCCCACGAATTGGCGGCACTCTACCACCGCTGGGGGCCGGCGAACGCACTGCTGGATCCAACAG GGATGCTGAGGTACATGCGGCAGGGGCAGCACTTCTGTCCCGAGTGCGGGAAGAGTTTCAGCCAGCCCAGCCACCTGCGGACCCACATGAGATCCCACACAG TTGGGTTTGATTTTAATGGACTCCACAGAGGTACTGACGCTCACACCACCGCTTCTGAAGCTCCCAAACAA